From the Manis javanica isolate MJ-LG chromosome 13, MJ_LKY, whole genome shotgun sequence genome, one window contains:
- the SLC5A5 gene encoding sodium/iodide cotransporter isoform X1 — MEDVEAGARGTFGAWDYGVFALMLLVSTGIGLWVGLARGGQRSAEDFFTGGRRLAALPVGLSLAASFMSAVQVLGVPAEAYRYGLQFLWMCLGQLLNSLLTAALFLPVFYRLGLTSTYQYLELRFSRAVRLCGTLQYLVATMLYTGIVIYAPALILNQGLTLGVTGLDIWASLLSTGAICTFYTTVGGMKAVVWTDVFQVVVMLTGFWAVLARGTVLVGGLEQMLEVAQNHSRINLMDFDLDPRRRYTFWTFVVGGTLVWLSMYGVNQAQVQRYVACRTEKQAKLALLINQLGLFLIVSSAAGCGIIMFTFYIDCDPLLTGRISAPDQYMPLLVLDIFEDLPGVPGLFLACAYSGTLSTASTSINAMAAVTVEDLIKPRLPRLAPQRLVVISKGLSLIYGSACLTVAALSSLLGGGVLQGSFTVMGVISGPLLGAFILGMFLPACNTPGVLSGMAVGVALSLWVAVGAALYPPSAQSMGVLLSSAANCAAPSANASGLLGPLLTTNTSGRASSPGMDPGRPALADNFYAISYLYYGALGTLSTVLCGALISCLTGPTKRSALGPGLLWWDLARQTASVAPKEEVAVLDDSLVKGAEGLPPGANSSRDFLPTEENNLLFLGQKEVNGADSWTPDSGQVRGHELQETDL; from the exons ATGGAGGACGTCGAGGCGGGGGCGCGGGGCACGTTCGGAGCCTGGGACTACGGGGTCTTCGCCCTCATGCTGCTGGTGTCCACGGGCATCGGGCTGTGGGTAGGGCTGGCGCGGGGTGGGCAGCGCAGCGCAGAGGATTTCTTCACTGGGGGCCGACGCCTGGCGGCCCTGCCCGTGGGCCTCTCGCTGGCCGCCAGTTTCATGTCGGCCGTGCAGGTGCTGGGCGTGCCGGCCGAGGCCTACCGGTACGGCCTCCAGTTCCTCTGGATGTGTCTGGGCCAGCTGCTCAACTCTCTGCTCACCGCTGCTCTCTTCCTACCGGTCTTCTACCGTCTGGGCCTCACCAGCACCTACCAG TACCTGGAGCTGCGCTTCAGCCGCGCGGTGCGGCTCTGCGGGACTCTGCAGTACCTGGTGGCCACA ATGCTGTACACCGGCATCGTGATCTACGCCCCCGCGCTCATCCTGAACCAGGGTTTGactctgggag TGACTGGGCTGGACATCTGGGCATCACTCCTGTCCACTGGAGCCATCTGCACCTTTTACACGACTGTG GGCGGCATGAAAGCTGTGGTCTGGACCGACGTGTTCCAGGTCGTGGTGATGCTGACTGGCTTCTGGGCAGTCCTGGCCCGCGGGACCGTGCTCGTGGGAGGACTCGAGCAAATGCTTGAGGTTGCCCAGAACCACTCCCGGATCAACCTGATGGA CTTTGACCTGGACCCACGGAGGCGCTACACATTCTGGACTTTCGTGGTGGGTGGCACCTTGGTGTGGCTCTCCATGTACGGCGTGAACCAAGCACAGGTGCAGCGCTATGTGGCCTGTCGCACAGAGAAGCAGGCTAAGCT AGCCCTGCTTATCAACCAGCTGGGCCTGTTTCTGATCGTGTCCAGTGCTGCTGGCTGTGGTATCATCATGTTCACGTTCTATATAGACTGTGACCCTCTCCTCACAGGGCGTATCTCTGCCCCGGACCAG TACATGCCTCTGCTGGTGCTGGACATCTTCGAGGACCTGCCTGGAGTCCCTGGGCTCTTTCTGGCCTGTGCCTACAGTGGCACCCTCAG TACTGCGTCCACCAGCATCAACGCCATGGCTGCCGTCACCGTGGAGGACCTCATCAAACCGCGGCTGCCGAGACTGGCCCCCCAGAGACTTGTTGTCATCTCCAAGGGGCTCT CGCTCATCTATGGCTCAGCCTGTCTCACGGTGGCAGCTCTGTCCTCGCTGCTGGGGGGAGGCGTCCTCCAG gGCTCCTTCACCGTCATGGGAGTCATCAGCGGTCCCCTCCTGGGAGCCTTTATCCTGGGAATGTTCCTGCCTGCCTGCAACACGCCG GGCGTCCTCTCTGGGATGGCAGTGGGCGTGGCGCTTTCGCTGTGGGTGGCCGTGGGCGCCGCCCTCTACCCGCCCAGCGCACAGTCCATGGGGGTCCTCCTGTCATCAGCCGCCAACTGTGCGGCGCCCTCAGCCAACGCCTCTGGCCTCCTGGGGCCCCTCCTCACCACCAACACCTCCGGCAGGGCCTCCAG CCCTGGAATGGACCCTGGTCGACCTGCCTTAGCTGATAACTTCTACGCCATTTCCTATCTTTATTACGGTGCTCTGGGCACACTGAGCACTGTGTTATGTGGAGCCCTCATCAGCTGCCTGACGG GCCCCACCAAGCGCAGTGCCCTGGGTCCTGGGCTGCTGTGGTGGGATCTTGCACGACAGACAGCATCGGTGGCCCCCAAGGAAGAAGTGGCCGTCCTGGATGACAGCTTGGTGAAG GGTGCCGAGGGTCTGCCCCCTGGAGCCAACAGTTCTCGTGACTTCCTTCCCACTGAGGAGAACAATCTGCTCTTCCTGGGGCAGAAGGAGGTGAATGGAGCCGACTCCTGGACCCCTGACAGTGGACAGGTCAGAGGTCATGAACTGCAGGAGACAGATCTCTAA
- the SLC5A5 gene encoding sodium/iodide cotransporter isoform X4 has translation MEDVEAGARGTFGAWDYGVFALMLLVSTGIGLWVGLARGGQRSAEDFFTGGRRLAALPVGLSLAASFMSAVQVLGVPAEAYRYGLQFLWMCLGQLLNSLLTAALFLPVFYRLGLTSTYQYLELRFSRAVRLCGTLQYLVATMLYTGIVIYAPALILNQGLTLGVTGLDIWASLLSTGAICTFYTTVGGMKAVVWTDVFQVVVMLTGFWAVLARGTVLVGGLEQMLEVAQNHSRINLMDFDLDPRRRYTFWTFVVGGTLVWLSMYGVNQAQVQRYVACRTEKQAKLALLINQLGLFLIVSSAAGCGIIMFTFYIDCDPLLTGRISAPDQYMPLLVLDIFEDLPGVPGLFLACAYSGTLSTASTSINAMAAVTVEDLIKPRLPRLAPQRLVVISKGLSLIYGSACLTVAALSSLLGGGVLQGSFTVMGVISGPLLGAFILGMFLPACNTPGVLSGMAVGVALSLWVAVGAALYPPSAQSMGVLLSSAANCAAPSANASGLLGPLLTTNTSGRASSPGMDPGRPALADNFYAISYLYYGALGTLSTVLCGALISCLTGPTKRSALGPGLLWWDLARQTASVAPKEEVAVLDDSLVKGAEGLPPGANSSRDFLPTEENNLLFLGQKEVNGADSWTPDSGQM, from the exons ATGGAGGACGTCGAGGCGGGGGCGCGGGGCACGTTCGGAGCCTGGGACTACGGGGTCTTCGCCCTCATGCTGCTGGTGTCCACGGGCATCGGGCTGTGGGTAGGGCTGGCGCGGGGTGGGCAGCGCAGCGCAGAGGATTTCTTCACTGGGGGCCGACGCCTGGCGGCCCTGCCCGTGGGCCTCTCGCTGGCCGCCAGTTTCATGTCGGCCGTGCAGGTGCTGGGCGTGCCGGCCGAGGCCTACCGGTACGGCCTCCAGTTCCTCTGGATGTGTCTGGGCCAGCTGCTCAACTCTCTGCTCACCGCTGCTCTCTTCCTACCGGTCTTCTACCGTCTGGGCCTCACCAGCACCTACCAG TACCTGGAGCTGCGCTTCAGCCGCGCGGTGCGGCTCTGCGGGACTCTGCAGTACCTGGTGGCCACA ATGCTGTACACCGGCATCGTGATCTACGCCCCCGCGCTCATCCTGAACCAGGGTTTGactctgggag TGACTGGGCTGGACATCTGGGCATCACTCCTGTCCACTGGAGCCATCTGCACCTTTTACACGACTGTG GGCGGCATGAAAGCTGTGGTCTGGACCGACGTGTTCCAGGTCGTGGTGATGCTGACTGGCTTCTGGGCAGTCCTGGCCCGCGGGACCGTGCTCGTGGGAGGACTCGAGCAAATGCTTGAGGTTGCCCAGAACCACTCCCGGATCAACCTGATGGA CTTTGACCTGGACCCACGGAGGCGCTACACATTCTGGACTTTCGTGGTGGGTGGCACCTTGGTGTGGCTCTCCATGTACGGCGTGAACCAAGCACAGGTGCAGCGCTATGTGGCCTGTCGCACAGAGAAGCAGGCTAAGCT AGCCCTGCTTATCAACCAGCTGGGCCTGTTTCTGATCGTGTCCAGTGCTGCTGGCTGTGGTATCATCATGTTCACGTTCTATATAGACTGTGACCCTCTCCTCACAGGGCGTATCTCTGCCCCGGACCAG TACATGCCTCTGCTGGTGCTGGACATCTTCGAGGACCTGCCTGGAGTCCCTGGGCTCTTTCTGGCCTGTGCCTACAGTGGCACCCTCAG TACTGCGTCCACCAGCATCAACGCCATGGCTGCCGTCACCGTGGAGGACCTCATCAAACCGCGGCTGCCGAGACTGGCCCCCCAGAGACTTGTTGTCATCTCCAAGGGGCTCT CGCTCATCTATGGCTCAGCCTGTCTCACGGTGGCAGCTCTGTCCTCGCTGCTGGGGGGAGGCGTCCTCCAG gGCTCCTTCACCGTCATGGGAGTCATCAGCGGTCCCCTCCTGGGAGCCTTTATCCTGGGAATGTTCCTGCCTGCCTGCAACACGCCG GGCGTCCTCTCTGGGATGGCAGTGGGCGTGGCGCTTTCGCTGTGGGTGGCCGTGGGCGCCGCCCTCTACCCGCCCAGCGCACAGTCCATGGGGGTCCTCCTGTCATCAGCCGCCAACTGTGCGGCGCCCTCAGCCAACGCCTCTGGCCTCCTGGGGCCCCTCCTCACCACCAACACCTCCGGCAGGGCCTCCAG CCCTGGAATGGACCCTGGTCGACCTGCCTTAGCTGATAACTTCTACGCCATTTCCTATCTTTATTACGGTGCTCTGGGCACACTGAGCACTGTGTTATGTGGAGCCCTCATCAGCTGCCTGACGG GCCCCACCAAGCGCAGTGCCCTGGGTCCTGGGCTGCTGTGGTGGGATCTTGCACGACAGACAGCATCGGTGGCCCCCAAGGAAGAAGTGGCCGTCCTGGATGACAGCTTGGTGAAG GGTGCCGAGGGTCTGCCCCCTGGAGCCAACAGTTCTCGTGACTTCCTTCCCACTGAGGAGAACAATCTGCTCTTCCTGGGGCAGAAGGAGGTGAATGGAGCCGACTCCTGGACCCCTGACAGTGGACAG ATGTGA
- the SLC5A5 gene encoding sodium/iodide cotransporter isoform X2 — translation MEDVEAGARGTFGAWDYGVFALMLLVSTGIGLWVGLARGGQRSAEDFFTGGRRLAALPVGLSLAASFMSAVQVLGVPAEAYRYGLQFLWMCLGQLLNSLLTAALFLPVFYRLGLTSTYQYLELRFSRAVRLCGTLQYLVATMLYTGIVIYAPALILNQVTGLDIWASLLSTGAICTFYTTVGGMKAVVWTDVFQVVVMLTGFWAVLARGTVLVGGLEQMLEVAQNHSRINLMDFDLDPRRRYTFWTFVVGGTLVWLSMYGVNQAQVQRYVACRTEKQAKLALLINQLGLFLIVSSAAGCGIIMFTFYIDCDPLLTGRISAPDQYMPLLVLDIFEDLPGVPGLFLACAYSGTLSTASTSINAMAAVTVEDLIKPRLPRLAPQRLVVISKGLSLIYGSACLTVAALSSLLGGGVLQGSFTVMGVISGPLLGAFILGMFLPACNTPGVLSGMAVGVALSLWVAVGAALYPPSAQSMGVLLSSAANCAAPSANASGLLGPLLTTNTSGRASSPGMDPGRPALADNFYAISYLYYGALGTLSTVLCGALISCLTGPTKRSALGPGLLWWDLARQTASVAPKEEVAVLDDSLVKGAEGLPPGANSSRDFLPTEENNLLFLGQKEVNGADSWTPDSGQVRGHELQETDL, via the exons ATGGAGGACGTCGAGGCGGGGGCGCGGGGCACGTTCGGAGCCTGGGACTACGGGGTCTTCGCCCTCATGCTGCTGGTGTCCACGGGCATCGGGCTGTGGGTAGGGCTGGCGCGGGGTGGGCAGCGCAGCGCAGAGGATTTCTTCACTGGGGGCCGACGCCTGGCGGCCCTGCCCGTGGGCCTCTCGCTGGCCGCCAGTTTCATGTCGGCCGTGCAGGTGCTGGGCGTGCCGGCCGAGGCCTACCGGTACGGCCTCCAGTTCCTCTGGATGTGTCTGGGCCAGCTGCTCAACTCTCTGCTCACCGCTGCTCTCTTCCTACCGGTCTTCTACCGTCTGGGCCTCACCAGCACCTACCAG TACCTGGAGCTGCGCTTCAGCCGCGCGGTGCGGCTCTGCGGGACTCTGCAGTACCTGGTGGCCACA ATGCTGTACACCGGCATCGTGATCTACGCCCCCGCGCTCATCCTGAACCAGG TGACTGGGCTGGACATCTGGGCATCACTCCTGTCCACTGGAGCCATCTGCACCTTTTACACGACTGTG GGCGGCATGAAAGCTGTGGTCTGGACCGACGTGTTCCAGGTCGTGGTGATGCTGACTGGCTTCTGGGCAGTCCTGGCCCGCGGGACCGTGCTCGTGGGAGGACTCGAGCAAATGCTTGAGGTTGCCCAGAACCACTCCCGGATCAACCTGATGGA CTTTGACCTGGACCCACGGAGGCGCTACACATTCTGGACTTTCGTGGTGGGTGGCACCTTGGTGTGGCTCTCCATGTACGGCGTGAACCAAGCACAGGTGCAGCGCTATGTGGCCTGTCGCACAGAGAAGCAGGCTAAGCT AGCCCTGCTTATCAACCAGCTGGGCCTGTTTCTGATCGTGTCCAGTGCTGCTGGCTGTGGTATCATCATGTTCACGTTCTATATAGACTGTGACCCTCTCCTCACAGGGCGTATCTCTGCCCCGGACCAG TACATGCCTCTGCTGGTGCTGGACATCTTCGAGGACCTGCCTGGAGTCCCTGGGCTCTTTCTGGCCTGTGCCTACAGTGGCACCCTCAG TACTGCGTCCACCAGCATCAACGCCATGGCTGCCGTCACCGTGGAGGACCTCATCAAACCGCGGCTGCCGAGACTGGCCCCCCAGAGACTTGTTGTCATCTCCAAGGGGCTCT CGCTCATCTATGGCTCAGCCTGTCTCACGGTGGCAGCTCTGTCCTCGCTGCTGGGGGGAGGCGTCCTCCAG gGCTCCTTCACCGTCATGGGAGTCATCAGCGGTCCCCTCCTGGGAGCCTTTATCCTGGGAATGTTCCTGCCTGCCTGCAACACGCCG GGCGTCCTCTCTGGGATGGCAGTGGGCGTGGCGCTTTCGCTGTGGGTGGCCGTGGGCGCCGCCCTCTACCCGCCCAGCGCACAGTCCATGGGGGTCCTCCTGTCATCAGCCGCCAACTGTGCGGCGCCCTCAGCCAACGCCTCTGGCCTCCTGGGGCCCCTCCTCACCACCAACACCTCCGGCAGGGCCTCCAG CCCTGGAATGGACCCTGGTCGACCTGCCTTAGCTGATAACTTCTACGCCATTTCCTATCTTTATTACGGTGCTCTGGGCACACTGAGCACTGTGTTATGTGGAGCCCTCATCAGCTGCCTGACGG GCCCCACCAAGCGCAGTGCCCTGGGTCCTGGGCTGCTGTGGTGGGATCTTGCACGACAGACAGCATCGGTGGCCCCCAAGGAAGAAGTGGCCGTCCTGGATGACAGCTTGGTGAAG GGTGCCGAGGGTCTGCCCCCTGGAGCCAACAGTTCTCGTGACTTCCTTCCCACTGAGGAGAACAATCTGCTCTTCCTGGGGCAGAAGGAGGTGAATGGAGCCGACTCCTGGACCCCTGACAGTGGACAGGTCAGAGGTCATGAACTGCAGGAGACAGATCTCTAA
- the SLC5A5 gene encoding sodium/iodide cotransporter isoform X6: protein MEDVEAGARGTFGAWDYGVFALMLLVSTGIGLWVGLARGGQRSAEDFFTGGRRLAALPVGLSLAASFMSAVQVLGVPAEAYRYGLQFLWMCLGQLLNSLLTAALFLPVFYRLGLTSTYQYLELRFSRAVRLCGTLQYLVATMLYTGIVIYAPALILNQGLTLGVTGLDIWASLLSTGAICTFYTTVGGMKAVVWTDVFQVVVMLTGFWAVLARGTVLVGGLEQMLEVAQNHSRINLMDFDLDPRRRYTFWTFVVGGTLVWLSMYGVNQAQVQRYVACRTEKQAKLALLINQLGLFLIVSSAAGCGIIMFTFYIDCDPLLTGRISAPDQYMPLLVLDIFEDLPGVPGLFLACAYSGTLSTASTSINAMAAVTVEDLIKPRLPRLAPQRLVVISKGLSLIYGSACLTVAALSSLLGGGVLQGSFTVMGVISGPLLGAFILGMFLPACNTPGVLSGMAVGVALSLWVAVGAALYPPSAQSMGVLLSSAANCAAPSANASGLLGPLLTTNTSGRASSPGMDPGRPALADNFYAISYLYYGALGTLSTVLCGALISCLTGPTKRSALGPGLLWWDLARQTASVAPKEEVAVLDDSLVKGAEGLPPGANSSRDFLPTEENNLLFLGQKEAHV from the exons ATGGAGGACGTCGAGGCGGGGGCGCGGGGCACGTTCGGAGCCTGGGACTACGGGGTCTTCGCCCTCATGCTGCTGGTGTCCACGGGCATCGGGCTGTGGGTAGGGCTGGCGCGGGGTGGGCAGCGCAGCGCAGAGGATTTCTTCACTGGGGGCCGACGCCTGGCGGCCCTGCCCGTGGGCCTCTCGCTGGCCGCCAGTTTCATGTCGGCCGTGCAGGTGCTGGGCGTGCCGGCCGAGGCCTACCGGTACGGCCTCCAGTTCCTCTGGATGTGTCTGGGCCAGCTGCTCAACTCTCTGCTCACCGCTGCTCTCTTCCTACCGGTCTTCTACCGTCTGGGCCTCACCAGCACCTACCAG TACCTGGAGCTGCGCTTCAGCCGCGCGGTGCGGCTCTGCGGGACTCTGCAGTACCTGGTGGCCACA ATGCTGTACACCGGCATCGTGATCTACGCCCCCGCGCTCATCCTGAACCAGGGTTTGactctgggag TGACTGGGCTGGACATCTGGGCATCACTCCTGTCCACTGGAGCCATCTGCACCTTTTACACGACTGTG GGCGGCATGAAAGCTGTGGTCTGGACCGACGTGTTCCAGGTCGTGGTGATGCTGACTGGCTTCTGGGCAGTCCTGGCCCGCGGGACCGTGCTCGTGGGAGGACTCGAGCAAATGCTTGAGGTTGCCCAGAACCACTCCCGGATCAACCTGATGGA CTTTGACCTGGACCCACGGAGGCGCTACACATTCTGGACTTTCGTGGTGGGTGGCACCTTGGTGTGGCTCTCCATGTACGGCGTGAACCAAGCACAGGTGCAGCGCTATGTGGCCTGTCGCACAGAGAAGCAGGCTAAGCT AGCCCTGCTTATCAACCAGCTGGGCCTGTTTCTGATCGTGTCCAGTGCTGCTGGCTGTGGTATCATCATGTTCACGTTCTATATAGACTGTGACCCTCTCCTCACAGGGCGTATCTCTGCCCCGGACCAG TACATGCCTCTGCTGGTGCTGGACATCTTCGAGGACCTGCCTGGAGTCCCTGGGCTCTTTCTGGCCTGTGCCTACAGTGGCACCCTCAG TACTGCGTCCACCAGCATCAACGCCATGGCTGCCGTCACCGTGGAGGACCTCATCAAACCGCGGCTGCCGAGACTGGCCCCCCAGAGACTTGTTGTCATCTCCAAGGGGCTCT CGCTCATCTATGGCTCAGCCTGTCTCACGGTGGCAGCTCTGTCCTCGCTGCTGGGGGGAGGCGTCCTCCAG gGCTCCTTCACCGTCATGGGAGTCATCAGCGGTCCCCTCCTGGGAGCCTTTATCCTGGGAATGTTCCTGCCTGCCTGCAACACGCCG GGCGTCCTCTCTGGGATGGCAGTGGGCGTGGCGCTTTCGCTGTGGGTGGCCGTGGGCGCCGCCCTCTACCCGCCCAGCGCACAGTCCATGGGGGTCCTCCTGTCATCAGCCGCCAACTGTGCGGCGCCCTCAGCCAACGCCTCTGGCCTCCTGGGGCCCCTCCTCACCACCAACACCTCCGGCAGGGCCTCCAG CCCTGGAATGGACCCTGGTCGACCTGCCTTAGCTGATAACTTCTACGCCATTTCCTATCTTTATTACGGTGCTCTGGGCACACTGAGCACTGTGTTATGTGGAGCCCTCATCAGCTGCCTGACGG GCCCCACCAAGCGCAGTGCCCTGGGTCCTGGGCTGCTGTGGTGGGATCTTGCACGACAGACAGCATCGGTGGCCCCCAAGGAAGAAGTGGCCGTCCTGGATGACAGCTTGGTGAAG GGTGCCGAGGGTCTGCCCCCTGGAGCCAACAGTTCTCGTGACTTCCTTCCCACTGAGGAGAACAATCTGCTCTTCCTGGGGCAGAAGGAG GCACATGTCTGA
- the SLC5A5 gene encoding sodium/iodide cotransporter isoform X3, which yields MEDVEAGARGTFGAWDYGVFALMLLVSTGIGLWVGLARGGQRSAEDFFTGGRRLAALPVGLSLAASFMSAVQVLGVPAEAYRYGLQFLWMCLGQLLNSLLTAALFLPVFYRLGLTSTYQYLELRFSRAVRLCGTLQYLVATMLYTGIVIYAPALILNQGLTLGVTGLDIWASLLSTGAICTFYTTVGGMKAVVWTDVFQVVVMLTGFWAVLARGTVLVGGLEQMLEVAQNHSRINLMDFDLDPRRRYTFWTFVVGGTLVWLSMYGVNQAQVQRYVACRTEKQAKLALLINQLGLFLIVSSAAGCGIIMFTFYIDCDPLLTGRISAPDQYMPLLVLDIFEDLPGVPGLFLACAYSGTLSTASTSINAMAAVTVEDLIKPRLPRLAPQRLVVISKGLSLIYGSACLTVAALSSLLGGGVLQGSFTVMGVISGPLLGAFILGMFLPACNTPGVLSGMAVGVALSLWVAVGAALYPPSAQSMGVLLSSAANCAAPSANASGLLGPLLTTNTSGRASSPGMDPGRPALADNFYAISYLYYGALGTLSTVLCGALISCLTGPTKRSALGPGLLWWDLARQTASVAPKEEVAVLDDSLVKGAEGLPPGANSSRDFLPTEENNLLFLGQKEVNGADSWTPDSGQAHV from the exons ATGGAGGACGTCGAGGCGGGGGCGCGGGGCACGTTCGGAGCCTGGGACTACGGGGTCTTCGCCCTCATGCTGCTGGTGTCCACGGGCATCGGGCTGTGGGTAGGGCTGGCGCGGGGTGGGCAGCGCAGCGCAGAGGATTTCTTCACTGGGGGCCGACGCCTGGCGGCCCTGCCCGTGGGCCTCTCGCTGGCCGCCAGTTTCATGTCGGCCGTGCAGGTGCTGGGCGTGCCGGCCGAGGCCTACCGGTACGGCCTCCAGTTCCTCTGGATGTGTCTGGGCCAGCTGCTCAACTCTCTGCTCACCGCTGCTCTCTTCCTACCGGTCTTCTACCGTCTGGGCCTCACCAGCACCTACCAG TACCTGGAGCTGCGCTTCAGCCGCGCGGTGCGGCTCTGCGGGACTCTGCAGTACCTGGTGGCCACA ATGCTGTACACCGGCATCGTGATCTACGCCCCCGCGCTCATCCTGAACCAGGGTTTGactctgggag TGACTGGGCTGGACATCTGGGCATCACTCCTGTCCACTGGAGCCATCTGCACCTTTTACACGACTGTG GGCGGCATGAAAGCTGTGGTCTGGACCGACGTGTTCCAGGTCGTGGTGATGCTGACTGGCTTCTGGGCAGTCCTGGCCCGCGGGACCGTGCTCGTGGGAGGACTCGAGCAAATGCTTGAGGTTGCCCAGAACCACTCCCGGATCAACCTGATGGA CTTTGACCTGGACCCACGGAGGCGCTACACATTCTGGACTTTCGTGGTGGGTGGCACCTTGGTGTGGCTCTCCATGTACGGCGTGAACCAAGCACAGGTGCAGCGCTATGTGGCCTGTCGCACAGAGAAGCAGGCTAAGCT AGCCCTGCTTATCAACCAGCTGGGCCTGTTTCTGATCGTGTCCAGTGCTGCTGGCTGTGGTATCATCATGTTCACGTTCTATATAGACTGTGACCCTCTCCTCACAGGGCGTATCTCTGCCCCGGACCAG TACATGCCTCTGCTGGTGCTGGACATCTTCGAGGACCTGCCTGGAGTCCCTGGGCTCTTTCTGGCCTGTGCCTACAGTGGCACCCTCAG TACTGCGTCCACCAGCATCAACGCCATGGCTGCCGTCACCGTGGAGGACCTCATCAAACCGCGGCTGCCGAGACTGGCCCCCCAGAGACTTGTTGTCATCTCCAAGGGGCTCT CGCTCATCTATGGCTCAGCCTGTCTCACGGTGGCAGCTCTGTCCTCGCTGCTGGGGGGAGGCGTCCTCCAG gGCTCCTTCACCGTCATGGGAGTCATCAGCGGTCCCCTCCTGGGAGCCTTTATCCTGGGAATGTTCCTGCCTGCCTGCAACACGCCG GGCGTCCTCTCTGGGATGGCAGTGGGCGTGGCGCTTTCGCTGTGGGTGGCCGTGGGCGCCGCCCTCTACCCGCCCAGCGCACAGTCCATGGGGGTCCTCCTGTCATCAGCCGCCAACTGTGCGGCGCCCTCAGCCAACGCCTCTGGCCTCCTGGGGCCCCTCCTCACCACCAACACCTCCGGCAGGGCCTCCAG CCCTGGAATGGACCCTGGTCGACCTGCCTTAGCTGATAACTTCTACGCCATTTCCTATCTTTATTACGGTGCTCTGGGCACACTGAGCACTGTGTTATGTGGAGCCCTCATCAGCTGCCTGACGG GCCCCACCAAGCGCAGTGCCCTGGGTCCTGGGCTGCTGTGGTGGGATCTTGCACGACAGACAGCATCGGTGGCCCCCAAGGAAGAAGTGGCCGTCCTGGATGACAGCTTGGTGAAG GGTGCCGAGGGTCTGCCCCCTGGAGCCAACAGTTCTCGTGACTTCCTTCCCACTGAGGAGAACAATCTGCTCTTCCTGGGGCAGAAGGAGGTGAATGGAGCCGACTCCTGGACCCCTGACAGTGGACAG GCACATGTCTGA